A part of Saccharomonospora amisosensis genomic DNA contains:
- a CDS encoding wax ester/triacylglycerol synthase family O-acyltransferase produces MPSDRLSALDVAFLCLEGDTTPMHMAAVATFQPPAALDLGRLRDLLATRAARLPVLRKRVHSSWPPFGGARWREDPGFDPDRHIAVETLRDTYGPDALAEFTSEWIATPLDPRAPLWNIQLVSGLPNSEFAMLLKFHHALTDGTGAVEAAFGLLDDILPGQQARSTRQRPARQPTGAERDPQRSPLHLLRDTASTVLGNATESAGIAKAVLRAARPYPISPTVTLNSRQRRLAFVRADLSDVKRVRKTYGGTGNDVILAVLAGALREWMLNRGMRPDARTLRALVPVSTRGRAAADGGNLLSGYLCDLPVEVDDPVERLCAVRETMESNKRAGPYRGAGALPVLANRLPCGVHRLATKAAGRAAPLLFDTVVTNVPLPGLPLSLGGARLREVYPFVPLAPHQALGIAVSTYRDSLHVGLQANASAVPDVGSLADAVGKSLAALYQRCP; encoded by the coding sequence ATGCCATCGGATCGGCTGAGCGCGCTGGACGTCGCGTTTCTGTGCCTGGAAGGCGACACGACGCCCATGCACATGGCGGCGGTCGCCACCTTCCAGCCACCCGCTGCGCTCGACTTGGGCAGGCTGCGCGACCTGCTCGCCACCCGCGCCGCTCGCCTTCCCGTGCTGCGCAAGCGGGTTCACTCCTCGTGGCCACCGTTCGGCGGCGCCCGCTGGCGGGAGGACCCCGGCTTCGACCCGGATCGGCACATAGCGGTGGAGACGTTGCGCGACACCTACGGCCCCGACGCGCTCGCGGAGTTCACCTCCGAGTGGATCGCCACCCCACTCGACCCCCGCGCTCCACTGTGGAACATCCAGCTGGTGAGCGGGCTGCCTAACAGCGAGTTCGCCATGCTGCTGAAGTTCCACCACGCGCTCACCGACGGAACCGGCGCCGTCGAGGCCGCTTTCGGGCTGCTCGACGACATCCTGCCGGGCCAGCAGGCACGCAGCACACGGCAGCGGCCGGCTCGGCAGCCGACCGGTGCCGAGCGGGATCCACAGCGGTCACCGTTGCACCTGTTGCGCGACACAGCCTCGACCGTGCTGGGCAACGCCACCGAATCGGCCGGCATCGCCAAGGCGGTGCTGCGAGCGGCGCGGCCCTACCCGATCTCCCCCACCGTTACCCTCAACTCCCGGCAGCGGCGGCTCGCGTTCGTCCGCGCCGACCTCTCCGACGTCAAACGCGTGCGCAAGACCTACGGCGGCACCGGCAACGACGTGATCCTCGCCGTGCTCGCCGGGGCGCTGCGCGAGTGGATGCTCAACCGTGGCATGCGGCCGGACGCGCGGACACTGCGCGCGCTGGTGCCGGTGAGCACGCGCGGGCGCGCGGCGGCGGACGGTGGGAACCTGCTCAGCGGTTACCTGTGCGACCTGCCCGTCGAGGTCGACGACCCGGTCGAACGGCTGTGCGCGGTGCGCGAAACCATGGAGAGCAACAAGCGGGCCGGGCCCTACCGTGGCGCGGGCGCGCTGCCCGTGCTGGCCAACCGGCTGCCCTGCGGAGTGCACCGGCTGGCCACCAAGGCCGCGGGCAGGGCAGCGCCGCTGCTGTTCGACACTGTCGTGACCAACGTGCCGCTGCCAGGACTGCCGCTTTCGCTGGGCGGGGCCCGGCTGCGCGAGGTGTACCCGTTCGTGCCGCTGGCCCCGCACCAGGCGCTGGGGATCGCCGTGTCCACCTACCGCGACAGCCTGCACGTCGGACTGCAGGCCAACGCGTCGGCTGTGCCGGACGTCGGCTCGCTCGCAGATGCCGTCGGCAAGTCGCTGGCGGCGCTGTACCAGCGCTGCCCCTGA
- a CDS encoding Rv2175c family DNA-binding protein encodes MSAIPVADDVLDADVAVLPAGEVAALLGQSLNKVRQMLRDGQLIAVRRNGELMIPADFVTRAGVIKGLAGTITVLSDAGFTRTEMLRWLYSEDESLPGITPINALRTSHGTEVKRRAQAMAF; translated from the coding sequence GTGAGTGCGATCCCAGTCGCTGATGACGTGCTCGACGCCGATGTCGCCGTGCTCCCCGCGGGGGAGGTGGCAGCGCTGCTCGGGCAGTCGCTGAACAAGGTCAGGCAGATGCTTCGTGACGGCCAGTTGATCGCCGTGCGCAGGAACGGTGAGCTGATGATTCCCGCCGATTTCGTCACCAGAGCGGGCGTGATCAAGGGGTTGGCAGGCACCATCACGGTGCTGTCCGACGCCGGATTCACCCGCACGGAGATGCTGCGCTGGCTGTACTCCGAGGACGAGTCGCTGCCCGGCATCACGCCGATCAACGCGCTGCGCACCAGCCACGGCACCGAGGTGAAGCGGCGAGCGCAGGCGATGGCGTTCTGA
- a CDS encoding PASTA domain-containing protein → MTSTGPSFAGTLLDRRYRVDGLLARGGMSAVYRGVDTRLDRPVAIKIMDSRFADDRTFVDRFENEARSAARLHHPNVVAVHDQGFDTSAGPESKRAFLVMELVDGGTLRDLLDQRGALDVPLALTVFESVLSALAAAHAAGLVHRDVKPENVLIGRGGDAGGVAKVGDFGLVRAVAGSSTTSADVILGTVAYLSPEQVTSGSAGAPGDVYSAGILLYEMLTGRVPYSGDTALSVAYRHVNDDVPAPSREVPGLPPALDELVLRATRRDPNARPADAGAFLAEFARVREELGIARVPIPVPSAPVEEQPDVERTMPVMPTVPAAHGAGGPRGTQALPRDPRYAAPASAYPDTEPEAPAARSGLWTALWVLVGLLLVGGIATGVWWFMGGRWVEVPKVVGMEQQRAEQVLRQAELTPVVTEERHNTTPSGTVIRTEPENGSRALRGEQITVVVSLGRPVVPDIAPGTPLNHAEQAIRDMQLTPKHDPAADEYSAEVPKGTVVRVQPRPGSQANLGDQVTLIVSKGPPPTPVPQVTGMSKQEAFQALREAGFEPFEAGEEFAEGVPAGQVTRTDPQAGATPGNGQRVGVYVSNAVEVPVVIGQPTDRAVRILSRAGLSADADSGTGRFSFVVGQDPSPGTFVARGTTVHLEVIP, encoded by the coding sequence GTGACGAGCACGGGACCCAGCTTCGCAGGCACGCTGCTCGACCGGCGATACCGCGTCGACGGACTGCTGGCGAGGGGCGGCATGTCCGCGGTGTATCGCGGCGTGGACACCCGGCTGGACCGACCTGTCGCGATCAAGATCATGGATTCGCGGTTCGCCGACGACCGCACGTTCGTCGACCGGTTCGAGAACGAGGCCCGCTCCGCTGCCCGCCTGCACCACCCGAACGTCGTGGCGGTACACGACCAGGGCTTCGACACCTCGGCGGGACCGGAGAGCAAGCGGGCGTTTCTCGTGATGGAGCTCGTCGACGGCGGGACGCTGCGCGACCTGCTCGACCAGCGTGGCGCACTCGACGTCCCGCTTGCCCTCACCGTCTTCGAGTCCGTGCTCTCCGCGCTGGCCGCCGCGCACGCGGCAGGCCTGGTCCACCGCGACGTCAAGCCGGAGAACGTGCTCATCGGCCGCGGCGGCGACGCGGGCGGGGTGGCGAAGGTCGGTGACTTCGGCCTGGTCCGCGCGGTCGCGGGCTCGTCGACCACGAGCGCCGACGTCATCCTCGGCACGGTGGCGTACCTGTCTCCCGAGCAGGTGACCTCGGGTTCTGCGGGCGCACCGGGCGACGTGTACTCGGCAGGCATCCTGCTGTACGAGATGCTGACGGGCCGCGTTCCCTACAGCGGCGACACGGCACTGTCGGTGGCATACCGGCACGTCAACGACGACGTCCCGGCACCGAGCCGCGAGGTTCCCGGCCTGCCGCCAGCCCTTGACGAGCTGGTGCTGCGCGCCACCAGGCGTGACCCGAACGCCCGGCCCGCCGACGCGGGCGCCTTCCTTGCGGAATTCGCTCGCGTTCGCGAGGAACTGGGCATCGCGCGGGTGCCGATCCCGGTGCCATCGGCACCCGTCGAGGAGCAGCCGGACGTCGAGCGCACCATGCCGGTCATGCCGACCGTGCCCGCGGCACACGGGGCCGGTGGCCCACGTGGCACGCAGGCCCTACCCCGCGACCCCCGTTACGCGGCGCCCGCGTCGGCGTACCCGGACACCGAGCCGGAGGCGCCCGCGGCCCGCAGCGGGTTGTGGACGGCGCTGTGGGTGCTGGTCGGCCTGTTGCTGGTGGGCGGTATAGCCACGGGTGTGTGGTGGTTCATGGGTGGCAGGTGGGTCGAGGTGCCCAAGGTCGTCGGCATGGAACAGCAGCGGGCGGAGCAGGTGCTGCGGCAGGCCGAACTCACCCCGGTCGTCACCGAGGAACGGCACAACACCACGCCCAGCGGCACCGTGATCCGCACCGAGCCGGAGAACGGCTCCCGTGCGCTGCGCGGCGAGCAGATCACCGTGGTCGTCTCGCTCGGCAGGCCCGTGGTGCCCGACATCGCGCCCGGAACCCCGCTCAACCACGCTGAGCAGGCGATTCGCGACATGCAGTTGACGCCGAAGCACGATCCGGCGGCCGACGAGTACAGCGCCGAGGTACCCAAGGGCACCGTGGTGCGGGTGCAACCGCGCCCGGGCAGCCAGGCCAATCTCGGCGACCAGGTCACCCTGATCGTGTCCAAGGGCCCACCGCCGACCCCGGTTCCCCAGGTCACCGGCATGAGCAAGCAGGAAGCCTTCCAGGCGCTACGGGAGGCCGGGTTCGAACCGTTCGAGGCCGGGGAGGAGTTCGCCGAAGGCGTTCCCGCGGGGCAGGTCACCCGCACCGACCCGCAGGCGGGTGCCACCCCAGGCAACGGCCAGCGCGTGGGCGTGTACGTGTCCAACGCCGTGGAGGTGCCCGTAGTCATCGGGCAGCCAACGGACCGGGCGGTGCGAATCCTCAGCAGGGCAGGGCTTTCGGCCGACGCCGACAGTGGCACGGGCCGGTTCAGCTTCGTTGTCGGACAGGACCCGTCACCGGGCACGTTCGTGGCACGTGGTACCACTGTTCACCTGGAGGTTATCCCCTGA